The following nucleotide sequence is from Posidoniimonas corsicana.
TCGAGGAGGTCGAGGGCGTGCGTGAAAAGTACGAGAAGGCGATCTCCGACCCGCAGTACCGCAAGGCCAAGCTCGAGGCGGAGCGCTCCGTGCTGGCGATCGACAAGGCCGCCAACGACCGCAAGCTGGCCCTGCTCGAGGCGTACGTCGCCCGCGGCGAGGTCGAGTCCGCGGAGCTGATGATCGAGCGTCGCACGGTGCGGGCGCCGTTCGACGGCGAGATCACCAAGGTCTACCGCCACCAGCAGGAGTGGGTGAACCCGGGCGACCCGATCGCGCGGCTGATCCGGATGGACACGCTCGAGGTGTCGGGCGAGGTCTCGCTGAACGACTACTCGCCCGCCGAGATCAAGGGCTGCGAGGTCACGGTCACCGCGCCCTCGACCCACGGCGAGGTGAAGGCCGTGGGGCGGATCGTGTCGTACGACCCCAACCTGCATCTGGGCGCCAACGGCCAGCACTTCACCGTGCGGGCGGAGATCGCCAACCGCTCGAAGAACGGCGAGTGGGTGATGCTGCCCAACATGACCGCCACCATGACCATCCACCTCGGCACCGGCGGCGTCAGCACCGGCCGCACCCCGGCCGTCGAGGCGCAGCGCTAGACCGTTCCGAATCAAGTTGGCGCCGTGCGCCGCGTGCCACTGGCTCCGCCAGTGCCGCACAGTGAGCCTAGCCGCGTAGCAGGCTGTCCCCCCTTCGCCTTTCCGCCCTCCCCTTTCCATGGCCACCCTCGCTGAAAGCCTGGTCAGCAGCTCGTCACGGGCGCTCGCGATCCGCGTGCGGCCCGACCTGCAGGCGCGGCGGCAGAAGTACCAGGGCAACGTGTACTGGGTGGTGAAAGACCCGATCGCGCTGCAGTACTTCCGGTTTGAGGAGGAGGAGTTCGCGATCCTGCAGATGCTCGACGGCGAGTCGAGCCTGGAGGAGATCGCCGACCGGTTCGAGGCCGAGTTCCCGCCCCAGACCATCCGCGCCGAGGAGCTGCAGCAGTTCATCGGCATGCTGCACCGCAGCGGATTGGTGCTGGCCAACGCCGGCGGCCAGGGAGAGCAGCTCAAGAAACGCCGCGACGAGCGCAAGAAGAAAGAGCTGGTCGGCAAGATGTCCAACATCCTGTCGGTCCGCTTCAAGGGGATCGACCCGGAGTGGATCCTCAACGCGCTGTACAGCTTCCCGCCCGTGCGGTGGTTCTTCAGCGTGCCGGCCATGATCCTGTGCCTGCTGCTGGTGGCGGCGGCCGCGACGCTGGTGCTGGTGCAGTTCGACGTGTTCTACGCGCGGCTGCCCGACTTCCAGGGGTTCTTCGCGCAGAAGAACTGGCTGCTGCTGGCGGTGGTGCTGGGCTGCACGAAGATCCTGCACGAGTTTGGCCACGGCCTGTCGTGCAAGCACTTCGGCGGCGAGTGCCACGAGATGGGCGTGATGTTCCTGGTGCTCACGCCCTGCCTGTACTGCAACGTGTCCGACAGCTGGATGCTGCCCAACCGCTGGCACCGGGCGGCGATCGGCGCGGCGGGCATGTACGTGGAGGTGGTGCTGGCGTCGATCTGCACGTTCATCTGGTGGTTCACCGACCCGTCCAGCATGCTGAACAACATCTGCCTGAACATCATGTTCGTCAGCTCGGTCAGCACCATCCTGTTCAACGCCAACCCGCTGCTGCGGTACGACGGCTACTACATCCTCAGCGACGTGCTGGAGATCCCCAACCTGCGGCAGAAGGCCAGCAGCATCCTGACCCGCAAGCTCGGCAAGTGGTGCCTGGGCCTGGAGGAGCCGGACGACCCGTTCCTGCCCAAGCGGAACCAGGGCTGGTTCGCGGCTTACACGGTCGCCTCGGCCGTGTACCGCTGGGTCGTGGTGCTGTCGATTATCTACTTCCTGAACAAGGTGTTCGAGCCGTACGGCCTGAAGCCCCTGGGGCAGGCGATCGCGGCGATGGCGATCTACGGCATGCTGGTGATGCCGCTGGTCAAGCTCTACAAGTACTTCAAGGTCCCTGGGAGGATGGCGAAAGTGAAGAAGCTCCGCATGCTGGCCAGCTTCGCGATAGCGGGCGCGGTGATCGCCGGGGTGCTGCTCATCCCGCTGCCGTCGGCCGTGTTCTGCCCCGCCGAGCTCAAGGCCCACGCGCCGGCCGACGTCTACACCGAGACGCCCGGCATCCTCACGTCGATCGACGTCCAGCCGGGCCAGGTGGTCCGCGCCGGCGACCGCCTGGCGACGCTGTCGAACGTCGACAACGAGCTGAAGATCGAACGCCTGCGCGGGCAGATCGAGCAGTACACCGCGCAGATGGAGAACCTGAGCCGCATGAGCCTGTCGCAGGCCGACGCGGCCGAGCAGCGCGAAGAGGTCCGCGAGATGCTCGAGGCCACCCAGGAGCAGCTGGCCAACGCCGAGAAGGACGCAGCGCGGCTGATCATCCGCGCGCCCGCCGACGGCATCGTGCTGCCCCCGCCCTACAAGGGCCCCCAGCCGACCGACGACTACCAGCTTTCCGACTGGCACGGCACGCCGCTCGACGAGAAGAACCTCGGCGCGACGCTGCCGATCTCGACCCACCTGTGCCAGATCTACAACCCCGACCGGCTCGAGGCGCTGCTTGTGATCGACGAGTCCGAGGAGACCGACACCCTGGCCGACCGGCAGGTGGAGCTGCTGTTCAACCAGTCCACCGACTTCACCTTCGTCAGCCGCGTGAACGAGGTCAGCAACAAGACCATGAAGACCACCCCGCCGCGGCTCTCCAGCCTGTCGGGCGGCGAGGTGCCCACCGAGATGGACGCCTCTGGTGTGCCGCGGCCCATGACGCCGCACGTGTCGGCCGACGCGCTGCTAATCAAGCAGGCCGACCTCCCCCCCGACGCCCGCGAGGCGTTCGAGCTGCTGCGGGTGGGACTGACCGGCAAGGCCAAGATCCACACCGAACCGAAGACCCTCGGCCAGCGGATGTGGCGTTACCTGTCGCGGACGATTAATTTTGAGCTGTAGCGAAGGTTTCGGGTTTCGGGTTTCCGGTTTCGGAGAGGTTGGACGCGGAGCGCTGCGGGTAGTTCTCTGCATTTCAGCAGGAGTCGTGCGTAACCCACGGGGTAGCGGCGTGGCAAGCTTACCGCCGTCGCCCCCGGCTTACGCCGGAGTTTGTTGCGAGACTCGATTGAGCCGCAAGCTTGAATAGTCCAAGGGCCGCGATGTCAGAGATCGCCTGACTTAAGGTCCCGCTGAGAGAGGTGCCGCACCGCCAGGACTTCGACCACGCTACCGTGGATCCGGAAAAGGGCGCGATGCGTGGGCTTGCCGCTAACGCCAAAGTTCAACTGACGCAGGTCGAAGTCGAAGCTGCCATCCTCGGCGGCGAGCAGATGCCGGTCGGCGTTCTCGCTGAGCCCTGCAATCGACGACTCAAACCCAGCAAGCCAACGCTCGGCCTGTTCGACACTGCGGTGTTGGGCCCACCAGACGGCAGAACTCAGCAGCTGACGCTGGGCCTCCTCGGTAACGAAAACCGAGTAGCTCACCGGCCTTCCTGCAGCGACTGCCGCACTTCAGCGAACGCCTGGCTCACAGGGAGAACCCGGCCTGCCTCCGCGTCGGCCACGCCCCGACGAACCGCCTCGAGGTCGTCGCTCCGATTGCACTCCTGCCGCCACAACAAGAGCAACTGCTCAAGACTCTCGGCGCCGGCAGCATCCAGCCTTGCAGCGGCGAACTGGTGAAACAGGTTCAGATCGTCGATCGTAACGGCCATACTCCCATTCTGCTCAATACGTCGAGCATCGGCAAGCACAATAGCCCCTCCGCGATACTCGCGTGGTGAGCCCCGTATTATCCCGGTAGAATCAGCAGCAGCCGACCACAGAATCTCCCCGGATCCCACCGCATGGCCAGCAGCGATAAGTCCCGCCCGCGACCCCGGCGGCTGCGCCGCGCTGTGCTGTGGATGCTGGCGCTGGTGGTGCTGGCGGTCGCGTTCGGGCCGACCATCGTGATGAAGACCCCGCTGCTGAGCGGGGTGATCGCCGACGCGATCCCGCCGGAGGCCGGGTCCCTCTCGCTGGCGTCGGCAGGCGGCGGCTGGCTGACGCCGATCTCCGCCCAAGGGGTCGAGCTCCGCGACGCCAACGGCCAGCCCGTCTTCCAGGCGGCGGAGGTCAAGCTCAGCCAGAACCTGATCGCGCTGCTGTCCGGCGTCGAGGCGATCAAGATGCACGTCGATCGCCCGGTGGTGAACCTCGCGGTGCGTCCCGACGGCAGCAACCTGCAGGACCTGATCGCGGCCATCGAGCGCGCCAAGCCCGTCGAAGAAGAGCTCACCCCGCCCGGCGCGACGCCCGAGATCGCGGGCCGGCCGCTGGCGGCGTTGTCGGTCGCCGGCGGCACGGTGTACGTCACCGACGCGACGACCGGCGGGCGGTGGACGCACCAGGGGATCAACCTTAACGTCGACTTGACGGGCGGTCTGTCGAAGCTGGAGGGCAGCGCCCGGCTCGGTTCGGCATTCAACCAGTTCGAGCCAATCGACGAGGGCGAGCCGGCGCCCAACATCCATTTCGCTCTGGCGCCCGCCGAGGGCCAGCAGAAGCAGGTCGCGCTGGAGCTGCGCGGCGTGCCGCTCAACGCGGCCGAGCCGTTCGCGCGGCGAGCCGACCCGCAACTCCGCCTGACCGGCGCCGCCACCGGGCGGGGCCAGGTCGCCTGGACCCCGCCGCCGCCCGGCGCGCCGCACTGGGTCGACGCGCTCGCGGCCAGCGGGCTGACGAGCCAGGGGAGCATCGCGGCCGAGGCGTTCGCCGTGCAGTCGCGGCTGCTCGGCGGCGACACGCTGCGGCTCTCGCGGGTCGAGGCGCCGTGGTCACTGCGGGTCAACCAGGGCCGGCTGGAGCTGGTCGACGCCAGCGTCGCTTCGCAGGACGTGGGCGCGGTGCGGGTCCGCGGCGTCATGTCCCCCGACGAGCTGAAGGCGTACCTGGCCGGCGGAGCGGAGACCCTGCGGCAGTCGCAGCGGTGGCCGGTGGGCCGCGTCGCGGCCGACATCGACCTGGCGCGGCTCGCGCAGCTGGCGCCCCGCGCGGTCGCGCTCCGCGAGGACGTGCGGCCGGTGTCGGGCCGGCTCACCGCGCAGCTCGAGACCGAAGCCAACGCCGGCGCCAAGGTGACCGGCAGCGTGACCGCGACCGAGTTGGTCGCCGAGGCGGCCGGACAACGGGTCGGCTGGCAGCAGCCGTTCACGCTCACCGGCACGGTGTCGCGTCCCGAGGGGCTGCTAACCATCGAGGCGTTGCGGTGCGAGTCGGAGTTCCTGTACGGCGACCTCTCCGGCAGCCTGGCCGACCTCAACGGCAACCTCGGGTTCGACCTCGACAAGCTCTCCGAGCAGGTCGGGCAGTTCGTCGACCTGAGCAGCTGGCAGCTGTCCGGCAAGGGGAACTCCACCGTGCGGGTGGAGCAGACCGGCCCGGCGACCCGCGAGGCGACCCTGATCGCCGCCATGACCAACGTGATGGTCGCCCGCCGCGGCGAGGTGTACCTGGAGGAGCAGCAGCTGGACGGCAGCGTCGCCGCGACGGTCGGGCTCGACGCCAACCAGCGGCCGGCGCAGCTGACCGCCGGCCGGGCCGCGCTCAAGTCGGACGCCGACCTGCTGGAGGTCAATCTGGCCGAGCCGGTCCGGCTCGACGCGCCGGCCGCCGCCCCGCTGACCGCGTCGCTCAAGGGCGACCTCACCTCCTGGCAGAACCGCCTGCGGGTGGCGCTCGCGCCACTTGGCGGCGGCGCCCTGCTGGGCAACGTCCGCCTGGCCGGCGCGGTCGACACGACCACCAGCGCACGCCTCGGGGGCGGGGTGCTGCAGCTCACCGGGCTGGACGCGAAGATCAAGGACCTGCAGGTCGACGGCCTCGGCCTGGCGGTCCGCGAGCCGCTGGTCACCGCCGCCGGCGACGTCAGCTGGGACGCCGCCACCGGCACGCTCGAGTCCCGCCAGGGAGAGCTCCGCACGTCCTCCCTGACGCTCGCCTCGCAGGCGCTGCGGGCGGTGACGGCCGCCGGCCAGCCGGCCGCATCGGGCAGCGTCGCGGTGCGGGCCGACCTTGCGCGGCTGAACAACTGGTTCGTCGCGAGCGACCGGCCGCAGGCGATCGGCCAGGTGCAGGGCACGATCGAGTTCACCCAGAACCAGGGCGTGCTCCGCGCCGCGCTCCGGGGCGGCGGCACGGGCGTCGCGTTCCTCGACGCCGCCACCAAACGCCCTCTGCTGGAAGAGCCGCAGCTGACCGTCAACGCCACCGCCGCCTACGCCGCGGCGACCGAGCAGCTGACGATCGAGTCGGCCACCATCACCTCCAACACGCTGACGGTGCAGG
It contains:
- a CDS encoding efflux RND transporter periplasmic adaptor subunit, with translation MPASRPTALACLLLGCSMVSAQPGRYELPAEQPAARANNNAVVLNNCGVKLIDPVELPAPEAGVLIFQGVREGTRVKSEDVIAKIDTRMQEMDKKVATYKYHAAVKKANDDIEIRYAEKAKEVAVAELEEVEGVREKYEKAISDPQYRKAKLEAERSVLAIDKAANDRKLALLEAYVARGEVESAELMIERRTVRAPFDGEITKVYRHQQEWVNPGDPIARLIRMDTLEVSGEVSLNDYSPAEIKGCEVTVTAPSTHGEVKAVGRIVSYDPNLHLGANGQHFTVRAEIANRSKNGEWVMLPNMTATMTIHLGTGGVSTGRTPAVEAQR
- a CDS encoding biotin/lipoyl-binding protein, with protein sequence MATLAESLVSSSSRALAIRVRPDLQARRQKYQGNVYWVVKDPIALQYFRFEEEEFAILQMLDGESSLEEIADRFEAEFPPQTIRAEELQQFIGMLHRSGLVLANAGGQGEQLKKRRDERKKKELVGKMSNILSVRFKGIDPEWILNALYSFPPVRWFFSVPAMILCLLLVAAAATLVLVQFDVFYARLPDFQGFFAQKNWLLLAVVLGCTKILHEFGHGLSCKHFGGECHEMGVMFLVLTPCLYCNVSDSWMLPNRWHRAAIGAAGMYVEVVLASICTFIWWFTDPSSMLNNICLNIMFVSSVSTILFNANPLLRYDGYYILSDVLEIPNLRQKASSILTRKLGKWCLGLEEPDDPFLPKRNQGWFAAYTVASAVYRWVVVLSIIYFLNKVFEPYGLKPLGQAIAAMAIYGMLVMPLVKLYKYFKVPGRMAKVKKLRMLASFAIAGAVIAGVLLIPLPSAVFCPAELKAHAPADVYTETPGILTSIDVQPGQVVRAGDRLATLSNVDNELKIERLRGQIEQYTAQMENLSRMSLSQADAAEQREEVREMLEATQEQLANAEKDAARLIIRAPADGIVLPPPYKGPQPTDDYQLSDWHGTPLDEKNLGATLPISTHLCQIYNPDRLEALLVIDESEETDTLADRQVELLFNQSTDFTFVSRVNEVSNKTMKTTPPRLSSLSGGEVPTEMDASGVPRPMTPHVSADALLIKQADLPPDAREAFELLRVGLTGKAKIHTEPKTLGQRMWRYLSRTINFEL
- a CDS encoding type II toxin-antitoxin system RelE/ParE family toxin: MSYSVFVTEEAQRQLLSSAVWWAQHRSVEQAERWLAGFESSIAGLSENADRHLLAAEDGSFDFDLRQLNFGVSGKPTHRALFRIHGSVVEVLAVRHLSQRDLKSGDL